The following proteins are encoded in a genomic region of Lachnospiraceae bacterium KM106-2:
- a CDS encoding maltose/maltodextrin ABC transporter, substrate binding periplasmic protein MalE, with protein MKKKVLGLMLGTMVLSTALTGCGSKNDDKKKTDTEDKKASSSELTTDDITLKVWESSGETEDFIKQAGEAFTKKYPNIKIEYENVEVGDVNTQIALDGPAGVGADVFAAPHDQIGGLVSGGHISPVTDEKAIKDSALASCVDAVTYEGKMYGYPVAAETYALFYNKDIIKENEVPKTWEDVEKFSKTFNGKGKYGIIWNVGDAYYSPIFTGMGGNRLFGETGTDTKSTYMNSENAVKGMTYFQKLRKTLNVPAADIADNAVCLSAFTSGKAAMYITGPWNVASCEKEKMNFGVTTLPSLPGEKTPAASFSGARTMQVSAYSTHQNEAQAFAKFCMSEEMQQLRYKLTGALPSIDIDVNSDYVAGFLKQLEYAYPTPSVKEMNGWWDAMKSACSNIWDGADVKKELDASDSATLKGAGK; from the coding sequence ATGAAGAAAAAGGTTTTAGGTTTAATGTTAGGTACAATGGTGTTATCAACAGCATTAACAGGTTGCGGTAGCAAAAACGATGATAAAAAGAAAACAGACACAGAGGATAAAAAAGCTTCTAGTTCTGAATTAACTACAGATGACATCACTTTAAAAGTATGGGAATCTTCAGGTGAAACAGAAGATTTCATCAAACAAGCAGGAGAGGCATTTACAAAGAAATATCCAAACATCAAGATTGAATACGAAAACGTTGAAGTTGGTGATGTAAATACTCAGATCGCACTTGATGGACCTGCAGGGGTTGGTGCAGATGTATTCGCAGCACCTCATGATCAAATTGGTGGTTTAGTTTCTGGTGGACATATCTCTCCAGTAACAGATGAAAAAGCAATTAAAGATAGCGCATTAGCTTCATGTGTAGATGCAGTAACATACGAAGGTAAAATGTATGGTTATCCAGTAGCTGCTGAAACTTATGCATTATTCTACAATAAAGATATTATTAAAGAAAACGAAGTTCCAAAAACTTGGGAAGATGTAGAAAAATTCAGTAAAACATTCAATGGTAAAGGTAAATACGGTATCATCTGGAATGTTGGCGATGCTTACTACTCACCAATCTTCACAGGAATGGGCGGTAATCGTTTATTCGGTGAAACAGGAACTGATACAAAGTCAACATACATGAACAGCGAAAATGCAGTTAAAGGTATGACTTATTTCCAAAAATTAAGAAAAACATTAAATGTTCCTGCAGCTGATATCGCAGATAACGCAGTATGTTTATCAGCATTCACAAGTGGTAAAGCAGCAATGTATATCACTGGACCATGGAACGTAGCTAGTTGTGAAAAAGAAAAAATGAACTTTGGTGTAACTACATTACCAAGTCTTCCAGGAGAAAAAACTCCAGCTGCATCTTTCTCAGGTGCACGTACAATGCAAGTATCTGCTTACTCTACACATCAAAACGAAGCACAAGCTTTTGCTAAGTTCTGTATGTCAGAAGAAATGCAACAATTACGTTACAAATTAACTGGTGCATTACCTTCAATTGATATCGATGTAAACAGCGATTACGTTGCTGGATTCTTAAAACAATTAGAATATGCTTACCCAACTCCATCTGTAAAAGAAATGAATGGATGGTGGGATGCAATGAAGAGTGCTTGTTCAAACATTTGGGACGGCGCAGACGTTAAGAAAGAATTAGATGCTTCTGATAGCGCAACACTTAAGGGAGCTGGAAAATAA
- a CDS encoding maltose operon transcriptional repressor MalR, LacI family, with the protein MEENTNKRSQAHSITIGDIARELGCSKTTVSRAISGKGRIGKETRERILSYIEECEYKPNVIAKSLAKSKTYNFAVVLPGDQDVAEIPFFQNCLLGVCEMAAGVDYDVIVTTVENDDISRLVKLVQNHKVDGVILTRSLLHDEPAEYLKKEGIPFVMIGSSEDKSIIQIDNHHIEACKELTNVLIMQNLKKLAFIGGNSNHIVSQKRYQGFMEGLAAFDIEPNKELIHLDATTKVLVDKAVTEILKHPVDCIVCMDDVICGQVLLDLEEKDIKIPDDIKVASFYDSFSLASHNPAITAVKFKVKDLGITACRILNDIVNGREVASRTLLGYEIALKASTKRK; encoded by the coding sequence ATGGAGGAGAACACAAATAAAAGATCTCAGGCCCACAGTATCACCATTGGTGATATTGCCAGAGAGCTAGGGTGTTCTAAAACAACTGTATCCAGAGCAATATCTGGAAAAGGCAGGATCGGCAAAGAAACAAGGGAGCGTATTCTTTCTTATATAGAAGAATGTGAATACAAACCCAATGTAATTGCTAAAAGCCTTGCAAAGTCAAAGACTTATAATTTTGCAGTAGTATTACCGGGAGATCAAGATGTTGCAGAAATCCCATTCTTTCAGAATTGCCTATTAGGCGTTTGTGAGATGGCAGCCGGAGTTGATTACGACGTGATCGTAACAACGGTAGAAAATGATGATATCTCAAGATTGGTGAAACTAGTTCAGAATCATAAAGTGGATGGAGTTATCTTAACAAGATCCTTACTTCATGATGAACCAGCAGAATATCTTAAGAAAGAAGGAATTCCTTTCGTTATGATCGGAAGTTCCGAAGACAAGTCAATTATCCAAATAGACAACCATCACATTGAAGCCTGCAAGGAGCTGACCAACGTATTGATTATGCAGAACTTGAAAAAGCTCGCATTTATTGGTGGTAACAGTAATCATATCGTTAGTCAGAAACGTTATCAGGGATTTATGGAAGGACTTGCCGCTTTTGATATTGAACCAAATAAGGAACTCATTCATTTGGATGCAACCACAAAGGTATTAGTAGATAAGGCAGTAACAGAAATTCTGAAACATCCGGTTGATTGTATCGTCTGTATGGATGATGTGATCTGTGGACAAGTATTACTGGATTTAGAGGAGAAGGATATTAAAATTCCAGATGATATTAAGGTAGCTTCTTTTTATGACAGCTTTTCCTTAGCAAGCCATAATCCGGCGATTACAGCAGTAAAATTTAAAGTCAAAGATTTAGGCATAACAGCCTGTCGAATCCTAAATGATATTGTAAATGGACGAGAAGTAGCTAGTCGAACTTTACTGGGCTACGAAATAGCGCTAAAAGCTTCAACAAAGAGAAAGTAA
- a CDS encoding chitin binding protein, protein MKSVYKVMMFTFVLCMGILLMPVESKAQKITDTWGGDAKLTWSYDDQTKELVISGTGTPTGEFAYYHEGGIKFMEYEPWQNYQKQIEKVVIEEGLTEIPETIFSKCTNLKSVLIPKSVTKIGKFAFYGDQSLQEVQLPDSIVSIDKEAFSRCTNLKSVTIGTNTKTIGEHVFAGCKKLEGITVSDQNPFLTSKDGVLYSKDQSILYAYPGAKAGAYVVPDEVKTVDAMAFAWSQNLTQVTIGKNVTLLKAGAFYGCPKLKKVLFVSGCKLEKMEDYYEAYGDELEEYYGTFGSCTALTSITLPDALKQFGTACFKDCVKLTKITIGSKFENFYDFSYPKGKRNQFICSKKLSAISVSSKNKYFSTKDGVLYNKKRTQINMYPVAKTNSKFVIPTSVTVIGDGAFYQAKKLANVSMSNKVTKISDYAFDQCSGLKSIKMSSKIRLVGRSAFSGCKKLTAIVIPGNKTEIGWDAFWNCASLKKVTLKYGVKKIKSEAFFVQEGKPQLKSIYIPKSVTTIEKHSIGYYEHYWKDRNGCDTNQTQKIKNFVIYGKKGSAAEKYAKNNHITFKRK, encoded by the coding sequence ATGAAATCAGTTTATAAAGTAATGATGTTCACCTTTGTTTTATGTATGGGAATTCTACTGATGCCAGTAGAAAGTAAAGCGCAGAAGATAACCGATACTTGGGGCGGTGATGCCAAGCTGACTTGGAGCTATGATGATCAGACGAAAGAACTGGTGATCAGTGGAACGGGGACCCCAACAGGAGAATTTGCTTATTATCATGAGGGCGGCATAAAGTTTATGGAATATGAGCCATGGCAGAACTATCAGAAGCAAATTGAGAAAGTTGTAATTGAAGAAGGATTAACCGAGATACCCGAAACGATATTTAGTAAATGTACGAATCTGAAATCGGTGTTAATTCCAAAGAGTGTAACGAAGATCGGAAAATTTGCTTTTTATGGAGATCAATCTTTACAGGAAGTTCAGTTACCGGATTCTATTGTTTCCATTGACAAAGAAGCATTCTCCCGGTGTACGAATTTGAAGAGTGTAACGATCGGTACCAATACAAAAACGATTGGAGAACATGTTTTTGCAGGGTGTAAAAAGCTTGAAGGAATTACGGTATCTGATCAGAATCCATTTTTAACAAGCAAGGATGGAGTCTTATATAGTAAGGATCAATCCATATTATATGCTTATCCAGGAGCAAAAGCAGGTGCTTATGTAGTTCCGGATGAAGTGAAAACGGTGGATGCCATGGCATTTGCATGGAGTCAGAACCTGACACAAGTAACGATCGGTAAAAATGTTACATTACTTAAAGCAGGTGCTTTTTATGGTTGTCCAAAATTAAAGAAAGTTCTCTTTGTTTCCGGCTGTAAATTGGAAAAGATGGAGGATTATTATGAGGCATATGGTGATGAATTAGAAGAGTATTATGGTACATTTGGAAGCTGTACGGCACTTACTTCAATTACCTTGCCGGATGCTTTGAAACAATTTGGAACGGCCTGCTTTAAAGACTGTGTTAAGCTAACTAAAATAACGATTGGCAGTAAGTTTGAGAATTTCTATGATTTTAGTTATCCAAAAGGAAAACGAAACCAATTCATATGTAGTAAGAAACTTTCTGCGATCAGTGTATCAAGTAAAAATAAATATTTTAGTACAAAGGATGGAGTACTCTATAATAAGAAGAGGACGCAGATTAACATGTATCCAGTGGCAAAAACGAATTCTAAATTTGTCATTCCAACAAGTGTAACTGTGATCGGGGACGGCGCATTTTATCAGGCAAAGAAATTAGCAAATGTATCCATGAGTAATAAGGTGACAAAGATTAGTGATTATGCATTTGATCAGTGTAGTGGGTTGAAGTCGATTAAGATGTCAAGTAAGATAAGGCTAGTTGGAAGATCTGCATTCTCTGGTTGCAAGAAATTGACTGCTATCGTAATCCCAGGAAATAAGACAGAAATAGGATGGGATGCTTTTTGGAATTGTGCTTCGTTAAAGAAGGTAACATTAAAATATGGAGTCAAGAAGATTAAGAGTGAAGCATTCTTCGTGCAAGAGGGAAAGCCACAACTGAAATCGATTTATATTCCAAAGAGTGTTACGACCATCGAAAAACATAGTATCGGTTATTATGAGCATTACTGGAAGGATAGAAATGGATGTGACACCAATCAGACTCAGAAGATCAAGAACTTTGTTATCTATGGTAAGAAAGGTTCCGCAGCAGAAAAATATGCAAAGAATAATCATATTACATTTAAAAGAAAATAG
- a CDS encoding iron-SULFUR flavoprotein has product MRLMIINCSPRMVKRSNTDQIIRKFLEGFEQNDNTAEVYELSKRRTWDVIRSAYDKHSHILMAMPLFVENVPGILLEFLETLKPKQDKDGEEKTQISFLLQGGFAEASQLRCGEKYLETLPGYFNCEYAGTLIKGGMFGVHMVDEKQRDKMLQPFVQMGAYFAENKKFDKAVVTEFAKPEYFPKAVIALFPIINLSEKRFMKKVAKGRGCKESLLAKPYQEYIR; this is encoded by the coding sequence ATGCGCTTAATGATCATTAATTGTTCGCCAAGGATGGTTAAGAGGAGCAATACAGATCAGATTATCAGAAAGTTTCTGGAAGGATTTGAACAGAATGATAATACAGCCGAGGTTTATGAACTATCCAAACGAAGAACCTGGGATGTGATTCGATCCGCTTATGATAAACACAGTCATATCCTCATGGCGATGCCTCTATTTGTAGAGAATGTGCCCGGAATCTTGCTGGAATTCTTAGAGACGTTAAAACCAAAGCAGGATAAAGACGGAGAAGAAAAGACTCAGATTAGCTTTTTGCTACAAGGAGGATTTGCAGAAGCCTCCCAGCTTCGCTGCGGGGAAAAATATTTGGAAACATTACCAGGTTATTTCAATTGCGAGTACGCTGGAACCTTGATTAAGGGTGGAATGTTTGGAGTACATATGGTAGACGAGAAGCAAAGAGATAAGATGTTGCAGCCCTTTGTTCAGATGGGAGCTTATTTTGCAGAGAATAAGAAGTTTGACAAAGCAGTGGTAACGGAATTTGCTAAGCCGGAGTATTTTCCGAAGGCAGTGATTGCGTTGTTTCCAATCATCAATTTGTCGGAAAAACGATTCATGAAAAAAGTAGCGAAAGGTAGAGGATGTAAGGAATCACTTCTTGCCAAACCTTATCAAGAATACATTAGATAA
- a CDS encoding iron-SULFUR flavoprotein, with amino-acid sequence MKYLVVNTITDTKEQVHTITEELKKEVEVTDFIDASKLKISGCIGCNRCWLNTPGICAIKDDYEKLLLKFLQVDRVIFLTDTRFGFISYQLKNIFDRILPLATMYLTFNKGQMRHIPRYKKKIDMGILYHGEGDKDYLNEWLNRAMLNLYSNSLGAYQFEQRKEFYHALNDH; translated from the coding sequence ATGAAGTATCTTGTAGTGAATACCATTACTGATACGAAAGAGCAAGTACATACGATTACGGAAGAACTAAAGAAAGAAGTCGAAGTAACGGACTTTATTGATGCGAGTAAACTAAAGATCAGCGGATGTATTGGTTGTAATCGATGCTGGCTTAATACGCCGGGAATTTGTGCTATCAAGGATGATTACGAGAAACTATTACTAAAGTTTCTTCAAGTGGACCGGGTTATATTTCTTACGGATACAAGATTTGGATTCATCTCTTATCAGCTAAAGAATATATTTGATCGCATTCTGCCTCTTGCAACGATGTATCTAACTTTTAATAAAGGGCAGATGCGTCATATACCTCGCTATAAAAAGAAGATCGACATGGGAATCTTGTATCATGGTGAGGGCGACAAGGACTATTTAAATGAATGGCTAAACAGGGCAATGTTAAATCTTTATAGTAACTCGCTTGGAGCATATCAGTTTGAACAGCGAAAGGAGTTTTATCATGCGCTTAATGATCATTAA